A region of the Rouxiella sp. S1S-2 genome:
GGAGCTCCCGGATCATATTGATATGCTTCCTCGCGATCACCCCATCGTTTGTTACTGTAAATCTGGTAGCCGCAGCCTCCGGGCGGCATTGTTTCTCCAGGACCAGGGTTTCAGCGAGGCTTTTAGCCTGAAAGGCGGGGTAATGAGGCTCACACAGGCTGAAAAACTACGATTACAGAACATGGATGCTTTACATGATGACTGATCGCTTTCAAAGCCTCGGACCCGTTTTTTTTCTGCTGCAGACCGGTACCTCTCTCAGCCAGATTGCCGGGCATATCTTTCGCCTAGCTCTGGCATGGTGGTGTCTGCAGGAAACTAATTCTGCTGTTGCATTTTCATCACTGATTGCTTTTTCAGTGGCTGCGGAGGTATATCTCAAGCCATTTCTTGCCTCACTTGGCGATCAGTTCAACAGGGTTAAATTCATATTCATCTGCCAGATAATCATTCTGGCGATAATGTCGCTGTTCTGCCTTGCCGGCGTTGGCGGGGAGTTTCATCTGGCTGCTGTAACCGTGGGTCTTATCAGTATGAGTGCGGTCATTGCAGTCAGAGAACCCACGATTATGGGGCTTATTCCGGATCTGGTTGGAGAAGGATATGTATCCAAGGCAATTTCCCGTCGCTCAGCCATCAACTCGGTAATTATGCTGACGGGACCTGTAATTGCAGCAACACTGATATCTTTTGTCAGTATTGGGTTTGCACTGTTTACTGCAGCCCTTCTTCAGAGCTCGTCAGCACTGACATTTCTTCGACTTATGGGAAAAGGATCTCTGACCGCATCGGCAATCTGTGAGCATGAAAGCTGGTTCAGTAAAACGCGTGGCGGATTCATGGCTATGTATCGTGTAAAGCCAGAACTGCATATTGCTATTATTTCTGCCTTGATCAATTTCACTATGTTTCCCTTTTTTTCTGTCACGATTCCTTACTGGATCAGTACTGAACTTCATCTGAGCGCTTCTTATCTAGGGGCATATGAATTTTCGTTTGCTCTCGGCCTGCTCACAGGCAGTCTGTACCTTAATACTCTGCTGCAGAGCTGCATTGGACGGTTTTGGAATGTTGTTACAGGGTTTCTACTCTTGGGTTGTAGTGTCATCGGTACTGTGCTGGCACCGACTATCTACCTTTCAATAGGACTCGCATTTTTTAGTGGTCTGGCATTTATTTTTATCAATGTGAACCTGAGTACCCTACGTGCCACGGCTACTCCTGGGAACTACCGGACACGGATGAGTGCGATGGCTGCATTCCTCTCAAGCCTTGCAAATCCCTTCGGTGTCATTATTGCAGGCTGGTATATGCACTGGCTCGGAGTCATTCCTTTCGCAGTTCTGTCTGGTATAGCAGTGATCCTAGTGGCGCCCATACTGTTATGGTCATGGCATCTTAAAAACGCCCTGTCGCTGGAAGAAGTGGAGATGCAGGGCTATTACGCAAAAACTTATCCAGACGCATTCACCGAGAGAGGTTGATATGACTCGAACTCCAGCACCTCCGACCCTGTCGTCTCTTCTGGGGGCTGATAATTACAGGGATTTACTGTCTCATTATTCACAAAAGACTCTTTACCGAACGCGGTTAGCCGAAACCGCTGCAGGAAGCATTTTGACCCTTGGCGATCTGCAGGACATTCTGAACACACGCCGATTGTCCTTCCCCCGTTGTCGCCTTGTCCAGGATGGAAAACCCTTAAATCCCGCAGGTTATCACGAGGAAGGGCCCACAGCTCTTGGTCAGCGCATCGTAAAAATTGCGCCCGAACGAGTTATGGAAGCGGTAAGTTCTGGTGTAACTCTGGCCATCGATTTCATCGAGGATTTATCTGCACAGGTTGGTCATCTTGCCGGTGCTATAGCCACGGAATTTCAGGAGCGAACAGGAGCTACTGCATTCTTCAGTACCGGAAGCAGCAAGGGATTTACTACTCACTGGGATAATAGTGAGACGCTGATTTTTCAGCTCAGCGGCAAAAAAAAATGGAATATATGGACACCCACGTTCAACTCTCCGGTCAGTGACAATAAACACGAATTGCCTCCCCCATTTTCGCCCCCCTCAGAAAGCCTGACACTGGAAGAAAATGACTTCCTGTACCTGCCCAGGGGCTACTGGCATGCCCCCGAGCCCTGCGGTAGCCATTCATTGCACATCTCATTTGCATTTCGGCCACGAAACGGCATCGATTTCACCAAATATCTTCTCCAGAAATTGGGAGCAGAACTCAAATTTCGGGAGGATATTGATAAGTCTATTTCTGGTATGGCGCTTCAGGAATACGTTGACACATTGTATGAAACGCTTGAAAAGATAATGACACCCGAAAACCTCATATCGTTTCTGACTGAAAGTAGTCATCGGAAATTTATATCCACTCCGTTTTGTATTGAACAAATGATTGATTGCGGATTAAAACATGAAACAACGCATACTGATAAATAATGACAGTATAAGTGGTACTGTGCAGGCCTATAATACGATACACAGCAGTGTGAGTGATGGCACTCTGTTTCAGTCTTGTCTGAAACATGTCTTGGGAAAAGATTTTGTACAAAATGAGGGTCAGTTTTCTTTTGTTGGACATAATGCACTTAGATGGATAATTCAGAAGTTAAAGTTGAATAAAAATATTTGTATGGCCGCTGAAATAGGATGTGGTAGCGGTGCATTTTCAAAGTTATTATCTGACGCCTTAAACTGTTCTTTGACTGCAACAGATATAAGCCCCGTTGCAATTAACATGGCTAAAAATAATCATTTTGATAAAAAAATTAATTTTGATGTGGCGGATTTCAACCATCTGCCTTACAACAGCAATAGCCTGGATATTCTTGTTGGTCTGGATTGCGTTCAGCACGCTAGTAACTATAATCAACTCAGCAAAGAACTTTCAAGAGTTATGAAATCTGGTGGACGGATGGCCTTCACTAACTGGATGAAAACATATCCAGCTAGCAAGCTTGTAAAGGTC
Encoded here:
- a CDS encoding MFS transporter; this encodes MMTDRFQSLGPVFFLLQTGTSLSQIAGHIFRLALAWWCLQETNSAVAFSSLIAFSVAAEVYLKPFLASLGDQFNRVKFIFICQIIILAIMSLFCLAGVGGEFHLAAVTVGLISMSAVIAVREPTIMGLIPDLVGEGYVSKAISRRSAINSVIMLTGPVIAATLISFVSIGFALFTAALLQSSSALTFLRLMGKGSLTASAICEHESWFSKTRGGFMAMYRVKPELHIAIISALINFTMFPFFSVTIPYWISTELHLSASYLGAYEFSFALGLLTGSLYLNTLLQSCIGRFWNVVTGFLLLGCSVIGTVLAPTIYLSIGLAFFSGLAFIFINVNLSTLRATATPGNYRTRMSAMAAFLSSLANPFGVIIAGWYMHWLGVIPFAVLSGIAVILVAPILLWSWHLKNALSLEEVEMQGYYAKTYPDAFTERG
- a CDS encoding JmjC domain-containing protein, with the translated sequence MTRTPAPPTLSSLLGADNYRDLLSHYSQKTLYRTRLAETAAGSILTLGDLQDILNTRRLSFPRCRLVQDGKPLNPAGYHEEGPTALGQRIVKIAPERVMEAVSSGVTLAIDFIEDLSAQVGHLAGAIATEFQERTGATAFFSTGSSKGFTTHWDNSETLIFQLSGKKKWNIWTPTFNSPVSDNKHELPPPFSPPSESLTLEENDFLYLPRGYWHAPEPCGSHSLHISFAFRPRNGIDFTKYLLQKLGAELKFREDIDKSISGMALQEYVDTLYETLEKIMTPENLISFLTESSHRKFISTPFCIEQMIDCGLKHETTHTDK
- a CDS encoding class I SAM-dependent methyltransferase, which encodes MKQRILINNDSISGTVQAYNTIHSSVSDGTLFQSCLKHVLGKDFVQNEGQFSFVGHNALRWIIQKLKLNKNICMAAEIGCGSGAFSKLLSDALNCSLTATDISPVAINMAKNNHFDKKINFDVADFNHLPYNSNSLDILVGLDCVQHASNYNQLSKELSRVMKSGGRMAFTNWMKTYPASKLVKVDPLCVALTESGFVIDGFYNFDEELKRQFKFYDLIYLNRALFQKVMGESLYTSLMNEACHLYQFNGTVSHYAFSVHKIIYPV